One stretch of Pedobacter riviphilus DNA includes these proteins:
- a CDS encoding DUF6607 family protein — protein sequence MKFLNLILVLTGMITLNANAQTKVDSPEEKLEKDRKAIKSLAGFYEVNFNYGEVTAPDPNYKFSKPYESHGNEWAEIIVDEPKRIVIQHMLAINDTTVIKHWRQDWTYEDTDMMLYTEGNAWKKGNLTPADVKGKWTQKVYQVDDSPRYQGYGTWSHVGGHDSWSSETDSPLPRRESTVRKDYNVLNRGSRITITKNGWMFEQDNKKIVRSASGDKLLAVEKGYEEFTKIDPKTFAYAQKWWASQHTYWADVRSVWADIIGSQNTFKVQTMANGKLLYETLFNLGDQSITEKWTASQNKEKIKTALQPYLVK from the coding sequence ATGAAATTTTTAAACCTAATTTTAGTATTAACCGGTATGATTACCCTTAATGCTAATGCACAAACAAAAGTTGATTCGCCGGAAGAAAAACTGGAAAAGGATAGAAAGGCAATAAAATCTTTAGCTGGTTTTTATGAAGTTAATTTTAACTACGGGGAAGTTACCGCTCCGGATCCAAACTACAAATTCAGTAAACCTTATGAAAGCCATGGTAACGAATGGGCAGAGATTATTGTAGATGAACCAAAAAGAATTGTAATTCAACACATGCTGGCCATTAACGATACCACGGTTATCAAACACTGGCGCCAAGACTGGACTTATGAAGATACCGACATGATGCTTTACACCGAAGGGAATGCATGGAAAAAAGGTAATTTAACACCAGCCGATGTAAAAGGAAAATGGACGCAAAAAGTTTATCAGGTTGACGATAGTCCACGTTATCAAGGCTACGGAACCTGGAGCCACGTTGGTGGTCACGATTCTTGGTCGAGCGAAACCGACTCGCCATTGCCAAGAAGGGAATCTACTGTGCGTAAAGATTACAATGTATTAAACCGTGGCAGCAGAATTACCATTACTAAAAATGGTTGGATGTTTGAGCAAGACAATAAAAAAATTGTGCGTTCTGCTAGTGGCGATAAACTTTTAGCTGTTGAAAAAGGTTATGAAGAATTTACGAAAATAGATCCTAAAACTTTTGCATATGCGCAAAAATGGTGGGCCAGCCAACATACTTATTGGGCAGATGTACGTAGCGTTTGGGCTGATATTATTGGTTCGCAAAACACATTCAAAGTACAAACTATGGCAAATGGCAAATTGCTTTACGAAACACTTTTTAACCTGGGCGATCAATCTATTACAGAAAAATGGACAGCAAGCCAGAACAAAGAAAAAATTAAAACAGCTTTACAGCCTTATTTAGTAAAGTAA
- a CDS encoding M28 family metallopeptidase, which yields MKKFGFIIFLFLAVSSFAQDSTYTRNIINTLTSKEFWGRGYTKDGMKKSAAYLATAYQKIGLLPMGTAYKQAFNFPVNTFPGKMRVAINGQKLIPGKDFIVNNESPGIKQTAGLTPIDSLNYHASSSLQVLLKDKLTWSVATDVGDVTTIQLNKKSFRAIPKEISVDIENKFIPDFQAANICGLVKGTKYPDSLLVITAHYDHLGGMGADTYFPGANDNAAGVATLLSLAKYYAANPQPYPIGFICFAGEEAGLLGSRFFVENPLIPLSKIKFLINLDLVGTGEAGMTVVNASVYPKAFALLNAINNQNHYISKINSRGKAANSDHYFFTEKGVPAFFIYTQGGPSAYHDIFDKPETLPLTEYKDLFKLIVGFNQKLME from the coding sequence ATGAAAAAATTTGGCTTCATCATCTTTTTATTTTTGGCTGTTAGCAGTTTCGCTCAGGATTCTACTTATACCAGAAATATAATAAATACCCTTACCTCAAAAGAATTTTGGGGCAGAGGTTATACCAAAGATGGGATGAAAAAATCTGCAGCTTACCTGGCAACTGCCTATCAAAAAATTGGTTTGTTACCAATGGGTACTGCATATAAACAGGCTTTTAACTTCCCTGTAAATACTTTTCCAGGAAAAATGCGGGTAGCCATTAATGGCCAAAAACTCATTCCTGGTAAAGATTTCATAGTGAACAATGAAAGTCCAGGTATTAAACAAACGGCAGGTTTAACACCAATTGATAGCCTTAACTATCACGCTTCATCATCGTTACAAGTTTTATTAAAAGATAAATTAACCTGGTCTGTAGCTACTGACGTTGGAGATGTAACCACCATTCAGCTCAATAAAAAGAGCTTTCGCGCAATACCGAAAGAAATCAGCGTTGATATCGAAAACAAATTTATCCCCGATTTCCAGGCTGCCAATATTTGCGGTCTGGTTAAAGGAACTAAATACCCTGATTCACTTTTAGTCATTACCGCGCATTACGATCATTTAGGCGGTATGGGTGCTGACACCTATTTCCCTGGTGCAAACGACAACGCAGCTGGTGTAGCCACTTTATTGAGTCTTGCCAAATATTATGCTGCCAATCCCCAGCCCTACCCCATTGGCTTTATCTGTTTTGCTGGCGAAGAAGCCGGATTATTGGGATCGAGATTTTTTGTAGAAAACCCTTTAATTCCCTTAAGTAAAATAAAATTTCTAATCAATTTAGATTTAGTTGGCACGGGCGAAGCCGGGATGACGGTTGTTAATGCATCTGTTTACCCTAAAGCATTTGCTTTGCTCAACGCAATCAACAACCAAAATCATTATATCTCGAAAATAAACTCCAGAGGTAAAGCAGCCAACAGCGATCACTATTTCTTTACCGAAAAAGGTGTTCCGGCGTTCTTCATTTATACCCAAGGAGGCCCATCTGCCTATCATGATATATTCGATAAACCTGAAACATTACCACTTACCGAGTATAAAGACCTGTTTAAACTGATCGTCGGATTTAACCAAAAACTGATGGAATAA